Proteins encoded in a region of the Triticum dicoccoides isolate Atlit2015 ecotype Zavitan chromosome 3A, WEW_v2.0, whole genome shotgun sequence genome:
- the LOC119267699 gene encoding glycosyltransferase-like KOBITO 1, with amino-acid sequence MAGYRSASSSSAAGAGGAAVFAMRVLLLLTLLPLALAAFAFALQWRGGMRDPTGTVWPADTQRFPGMENSPLGSSSSSTGGRGSYFAVSSASASSAAVDCAEILGRSASSHGISLYRGWSFDTDTAITPKICITGSTSASLHQILPWLYYHKVIGVSHFILFVEGEAAKPAVTSVLESIRGVKIIYRTKELKEQQDRSRIWNETWLSGFFYKPCNYELFVKQSLNMEMAIVMAREAGMDWIIHLDTDELIHPAGAREYSLRRLLLDVPDNVDMVIFPNYESSVERDDIKDPFTEVSMFKKNYDHLPKDTYFGLYKEATRGNPNYFLTYGNGKSAARVQEHMRPNGAHRWHNYMKSPNEIKLEEAAILHYTYTKFSDLTSRRDRCGCKPTKEDVKRCFILEFDRLAFIIASTATEQEMRNWYREHVVWTDKDTNLKLLRKGVLTRIYAPMAIIRGLKESGIFIDAVTSAKAHPKANIGLENNESIHTKVTASQTTTLKEGGNDNSQATARKILEMIDVQEEAMPPMSPPGFLELMESALS; translated from the exons ATGGCGGGCTACcgcagcgcctcctcctcctccgcggccgGCGCCGGAGGGGCGGCGGTGTTCGCGATgcgcgtgctcctcctcctcacGCTGCTGCCGCTCGCGCTCGCCGCGTTCGCCTTCGCGCTCCAGTGGCGCGGCGGCATGCGCGACCCCACCGGCACCGTGTGGCCCGCCGACACGCAGCGGTTCCCCGGCATGGAGAACAGCCCACTGGGCTCCTCCTCATCCTCCACGGGAGGCCGAGGCTCCTACTTCGCCGTATCATCCGCGtcggcctcctccgcggccgtcGACTGCGCCGAGATCCTCGGCCGGAGCGCCTCCTCCCACGGAATCTCTCTCTACCGAGGCTGGAGCTTCGACACCGACACCGCTATAACCCCCAAG ATCTGTATAACGGGAAGCACATCTGCTAGCTTACACCAAATTCTTCCATGGTTGTATTATCACAAGGTCATTGGTGTTTCACACTTTATTCTATTTGTTGAAGGAGAGGCTGCTAAACCAGCTGTTACTTCTGTTCTCGAATCTATCCGG GGTGTAAAAATTATTTACAGAACTAAAGAACTAAAAGAACAACAGGACAGAAG CCGCATTTGGAATGAAACTTGGCTTTCAGGTTTCTTTTACAAGCCATGCAATTATGAGCTTTTTGTTAAGCAGTCACTTAACATGGAAATGGCTATTGTTATGGCAAGG GAGGCTGGAATGGATTGGATCATACATCTTGATACCGACGAGTTAATTCATCCAGCGGGTGCCAGGGAGTACTCTCTTAGGCGGCTGCTTTTGGATGTTCCTGATAATGTTGACATGGTTATCTTCCCCAACTAT GAGAGCAGCGTTGAGCGGGATGACATTAAAGATCCTTTTACTGAG GTTTCCATGTTTAAGAAGAACTACGATCATCTTCCGAAGGATACATACTTTGGCCTATACAAAGAGGCCACGCGGGGTAATCCAAACTACTTCCTCACTTATGGTAATGGGAAATCAGCGGCAAGGGTCCAGGAGCATATGCGTCCGAATGGTGCTCATAGATGGCATAATTACATGAAATCCCCGAA TGAAATTAAGTTGGAGGAGGCTGCTATTCTGCATTACACTTACACAAAGTTCTCGGACTTAACTTCAAGAAGGGATAGGTGTGGCTGTAAGCCAACAAAGGAGGATGTGAAACGATGTTTTATCTTGGAGTTTGACAGATTG GCCTTCATAATTGCATCAACAGCTACCGAGCAAGAGATGAGGAACTG GTACCGGGAACATGTTGTATGGACTGACAAAGATACAAATTTGAAGCTTTTGAGGAAGGGCGTTTTAACACGCATATATGCACCAATG GCTATTATTCGTGGTCTCAAGGAATCTGGCATCTTCATCGATGCAGTAACTTCTGCAAAAGCACACCCTAAAGCAAACATTGGTCTTGAAAACAATGAGTCTATCCACACCAAAGTAACAGCCTCGCAGACCACAACCTTGAAAGAAGGCGGTAATGACAATTCTCAAGCAACTGCAAGAAAGATTCTGGAAATGATTGATGTCCAGGAAGAAGCGATGCCGCCAATGTCACCCCCTGGTTTCCTTGAGCTCATGGAAAGCGCATTGTCATGA